A region from the Ctenopharyngodon idella isolate HZGC_01 chromosome 13, HZGC01, whole genome shotgun sequence genome encodes:
- the rsrp1 gene encoding arginine/serine-rich protein 1 has product MKQEASPGREHMKLIFDQEAPSGRSTSRSSSSSSSNSSYSSSRGSRSSRRSRSSSSDSDSSSRSRSRSRSRSRSHPRCSGRSRCRHRHLSPPRRYRARSRSYSRTPEVSSHRRRYHRRSPSPSPYSYSRRSRRSPSRSRSRSRSPVYWRGSRFVGRYRCRFSRSPRNIRTYRSRSRSRERSAIRLSLEEKKYLLNVAKANATRILGVQNLELPASLKELEEDEKRRSSSDKEERVRADLAPQKAPAQVNGVATDGEAETSQTSPKRRPIIFSLNNAVAKPSNSPTLHDSKVTSRADSVADRKPYGQWVPISKSSSKNKH; this is encoded by the exons ATGAAGCAGGAAGCCAGCCCTGGGCGTGAGCATATGAAGCTCATCTTTGATCAGGAAGCTCCATCCGGTCGCAGCACCTCTCgctccagcagcagcagcagcagcaacagctcGTACTCCAGCAGCAGAGGGAGCCGCTCCTCCCGCAGGTCACGGAGCTCATCCTCTGACAGTGACTCTTCCTCACGCTCACGCTCCCGTTCCCGTTCCCGTTCCCGCTCTCATCCGCGCTGCTCGGGCCGTTCACGCTGCCGCCACAGGCACCTTTCTCCTCCTCGCCGCTACCGTGCGCGCTCTCGCTCCTACAGCCGTACTCCCGAGGTTTCCTCTCATCGCAGACGCTACCATCGCCGCAGTCCTTCTCCATCTCCCTACAGCTACTCCAGACGCTCCAGGCGTTCTCCATCCCGATCCCGCTCTCGCAGCCGTTCTCCGGTCTACTGGAGGGGAAGTAGGTTTGTGGGGAGGTACCGGTGCCGTTTCTCCCGCTCACCCAGGAACATAAGAACATACAGAAGCCGGTCTCGCAGCCGTGAACGCTCTGCCATCCGCCTCAGCCTTGAGG AGAAGAAGTATCTGTTGAACGTCGCCAAAGCAAATGCCACTAGGATTCTGGGAGTGCAGAACTTAGAGCTGCCAGCTAGCCTGAAGGAGCTAGAGGAGGATGAGAAGAGGAGATCTTCATCAGATAAAGAGGAAAGGGTGAGGGCTGACCTGGCACCACAGAAGGCACCAGCACAG GTAAATGGTGTTGCCACTGATGGTGAGGCAGAGACATCTCAGACATCACCCAAGCGAAGGCCAATTATCTTCAGCCTCAAT AATGCCGTAGCCAAACCTTCAAACAGCCCAACGCTTCACGACAGTAAGGTAACATCAAGAGCCGACAGCGTGGCGGACAGGAAGCCATATGGGCAGTGGGTCCCCATCAGCAAATCCTCTtctaaaaataaacactga
- the syf2 gene encoding pre-mRNA-splicing factor syf2 — MAANAEVVAPSSEEEAAETPAAQKREERLRKFRELHFKRNEARKLNHQEVVEEDKRLKLPSNWEAKKARLEYELMVDQKKKECAERGEDYDRVKLLEISAEDAERWERKKKKKNPDPGFSGYAEAQLRQYQRLTRQIKPDMDNYERQREECGEDFHPTSNSLIHGTHVPSKESIDRMVDDVEKQIEKRSKYSRRRAYNDDADIDYINERNAKFNKKAERFYGKYTAEIKQNLERGTAV, encoded by the exons ATGGCTGCTAACGCAGAG GTTGTTGCTCCCAGCAGTGAAGAGGAAGCCGCAGAGACTCCAGCAGCACAGAAGAGGGAAGAGAGACTCAGAAAGTTCAGAGAGCTTCATTTCAAGAGG AATGAGGCCCGAAAGCTGAATCATCAGGAGGTGGTGGAGGAGGACAAGAGACTGAAGCTGCCGTCAAACTGGGAGGCCAAGAAAGCTCGTCTAGAGTATGAACTCATGGTGGACCAAAAGAAAAAG GAGTGTGCGGAGCGCGGCGAGGACTATGACCGTGTGAAGCTCCTGGAGATCAGTGCTGAAGATGCAGAGAGAtgggagagaaagaaaaagaagaaaaacccTGATCCAGGATTCTCAG ggtaTGCTGAGGCCCAGTTGAGGCAGTACCAGAGACTGACAAGGCAGATCAAGCCGGATATGGACAACtatgagagacagagagaggagtg TGGAGAAGATTTCCACCCCACCTCCAACAGTCTGATTCACGGCACTCACGTTCCCTCTAAAGAGAGCATCGACCGCATGGTGGACGACGTGGAGAAACA GATTGAAAAGCGCTCAAAATACAGTCGGCGCAGGGCCTACAACGACGATGCTGACATCGATTATATCAACGAGAGGAACGCCAAGTTCAACAAGAAGGCTGAACGTTTCTACGGCAAATACACCGCAGAGATCAAACAGAACCTGGAGAGAGGAACTGCCGTGTAA
- the mgst3b gene encoding microsomal glutathione S-transferase 3b has translation MAIENVLPANFGYAIFTYMYSFVMLTYLALKVGGARKKYGIKYPTMYSDKELIFNCIQRAHQNTLEVYPQWLVFQTIAALEYPIVASVLGVIWITSRFSYAWGYYTGHPAKRMHGAYGYIGLFGVILLSISVALKLLGVL, from the exons ATGGCGATTGAGAACGTGCTTCCGGCCAACTTTGGCTATGCGATTTTTACATATATGTATAGTTTTGTCATGTTGACATATCTCGCGCTCAAAGTTGGTGGTGCAAGAAAGAAGTATGGGATAAAG TATCCCACCATGTACAGTGATAAGGAGCTCATTTTCAACTGTATTCAGAGAGCGCACCAGAACACACTAGAGGTGTATCCACAGTGGCTGGTGTTTCAGACTATTGCTGCATTAGAGTATCCT ATTGTTGCCTCTGTGTTAGGAGTCATCTGGATAACGAGCAGATTCTCTTATGCCTGGGGTTACTACACGGGTC ATCCTGCTAAGAGGATGCATGGTGCATACGGTTACATCGGGCTGTTTGGAGTCATTCTGCTCTCTATCTCTGTGGCTCTCAAACTGTTGGGAGTCCTTTAA